In the Salvia miltiorrhiza cultivar Shanhuang (shh) chromosome 8, IMPLAD_Smil_shh, whole genome shotgun sequence genome, AGTCAACAAACTAGAAAAGGATGCATTCAAAGAAGAAGGATCGAGAAGGTTGAAGAATTTTCTGCTAATTACATCTCGTGTTGCCCAATTCGAAAACGCAATCCGCCATAAAATAACCGTTTCCAAATCATCAAGCTAGCTCAAGTAATTcatccataataataataaaaaaaggggGAAGTCAAAGCCCAGGAGCTctaaaataaaagattaattgaTAAATACCAGGGAGGGACAAGAAAAGAAtcaatttttcttcttcttcttcttctccgatGATGATATGATGATGTTGGTGTAAAATTCTTGTGATAAGGAGAGGAGAGCAGAATTCTTTGTGGGTTCAGAAATGATATTGGGGATTGAATTTTGTCCTCCATCCGCGTGTTTGTGTGTCGGAATCTCATCTACTGTTATTGCTATTTATTCAAATCATGACCCATctctccatctccatctccttccattattattattattattattattattattattattattattattattattatatcccTATCTGGTTGCACAATtatttcgtttttatttcacaAATATCGAGATATTCAATTGGCCGACTTAAATGAATTTAGGTTATGATGTGAAATTTTGCTAACATTTTTCCAATACACTTTACTAATTATTATAGGAAAAAAGTGTTGAAGTATAAAGATTAGATGAGGAAAGAAAGAAGAGTTAATAGAAGTTGTTGACATGAAATCCAAAAATGGGACGACTCAACCAAGAATCAATCGAAACTACCTACCTTAAACCGCGTACTCCtccaatatataattattttcttcttctctttattattattattattatttacttgaTAGTCTGGTTTGAAGAATTTCGATACACGCTTGTGACACGGTGGTTTTATTATACAAAATGagcataaaaataaatcatgttGTATGCGTATCATGTGATGAATAtaaaccaaactaggagaaaaAATGAGCCTCAAATAGTTTTGCTGCTTTGGCGTTGATGAAGAATGGAAAAAAAAGGTGTGATGAGAAGTGGTGCTTAGCTGGCCACTCCTCGAATCCTTGGTGGCAGCGTGTCCCACTCCCCCACACTGCacaccaagagagagagagagagggtggtcCGTGGTCATATGGCAACACCTGCATCGCCATTGATATCTTTACGAAAAAGGAAAAACATTGGCATGCAAAGAGAAAAGATGATTCTTGGATGGTCTAAAGAATGGGAAGCTGTACAGATTCATCtttaattgaataaaaaaatatcacctGAAATATCCAAACCATTAATCAGAATGAGAAACAGTGATTAAAGGAAAAGAGTTTGGAGGTAAGGTAGCTCACATCAGAACTTGAATGAATGGGGCTGGGAAGTTCCAGAGTCATCACCATTTTGAATAGCTTGCACCTGCAATCACAAACATAAGCTTCATCTCATCTCTATATTGCAATTCAACACATAAATCATCCATTTATCTTTAAAACTAGTTGAGACTCATTCATAAGAAACATGTCAATAAATAAGACAAGAGAATCACATCAGACTCGGCATATGATGATATGTATGTGAAGGAGAAAGCATATTGAAATGGCAAACAAAGAAATTAGCATATATACCCCAAATCGAGAGGCGTCATCCCTTCCAAAAGGAGGCAAGAAATTAGCAGGATCATCATCAATGACATCGTAGGGATGGCGGACAGCAGGATTGAGAAAACTGAATCTCAAATCGGCATCGGTATCGCCGTCTCTGGCAGCTGATCCGCCGAGTCTGTACATCTGAATCCATAACAAGGATGATAACAACCTCGCGGAGACTCCGGCGATCTGCACCACGAGAGTGAGCTTCACGGCGTAGGCAGCTAAGCGTCCGTAAATACCAGCCGGAAAATGCCAGATTTGGTGAGAGAAGAGGAAGAACCATGAGAGGTCGAGGAACAAGGAGCAGAAGAGGAGGAAGGCGTATGTGCGGGCCAGGCTCTGATTGCTGCTCTCCACCGCCACCAGACCGAAGAGCGAAACCCCTAAATGGAGGATCAGGACGCCATTGTAGAGCGGGGAGAGCGATCCCAGCAGCGAGCACCCAATCTGACCGTAGATCAGCACCAGCGCCACCCGCTGCACCTTGTCGTAGTTGCCAATCCACCGCCGCGATCCCGATCCACAGCAACAACGCATCGTCTCATCAATTACTATTCTATTGATCAATCCAAGGAATAAGCAGGCGCCGACGCCATTGCTGAGCTGCTTACATTGGATTCGCCATTGCCTATTTGCCTTTGTTGCTCTCACACTTTTACCCACGTCACTCCTCTTTTaattactaataataataataattaaatatattagtaATATTCAATtacttatttaaatatttattattaaaattaaaatgatctGATTCTTAAATGTCCAGAGCCTTGAAGAAGGGGGAGCAGAAAATATCGAATCGTCGTCGCTAGCAGTTACGAAAAAAGATGGGAGAAGAGGAAGATGCAtctccgccaccgccgccgccgcaggaTTGGCGCACTTACATATCGGAAGACCTCCCTCGCACCGTCCAGGA is a window encoding:
- the LOC130999606 gene encoding uncharacterized protein LOC130999606 encodes the protein MRCCCGSGSRRWIGNYDKVQRVALVLIYGQIGCSLLGSLSPLYNGVLILHLGVSLFGLVAVESSNQSLARTYAFLLFCSLFLDLSWFFLFSHQIWHFPAGIYGRLAAYAVKLTLVVQIAGVSARLLSSLLWIQMYRLGGSAARDGDTDADLRFSFLNPAVRHPYDVIDDDPANFLPPFGRDDASRFGVQAIQNGDDSGTSQPHSFKF